The genomic window CCACCTGATGCACGCTGTGGGTAACCGGCTGCTCGCCGATCGGCCCGATTCCAAAGTTCTCTACATCCATGCCGAGCAGTTCGTCTCGGATGTGGTCAAGGCCTATCAGCGCAAGACCTTCGACGAGTTCAAGGAACGCTATCACTCGCTCGACCTGCTCCTGATCGACGATGTGCAGTTCTTCGCCAACAAGGACCGCACGCAGGAAGAATTCTTCAATGCGTTCGAGGCCCTGCTGGCCAAGAAGTCGCACATCGTGATGACCAGCGACACCTATCCCAAGGGCCTGGCCGACATTCACGAGCGGCTGGTTTCGCGCTTCGATTCGGGCCTGACGGTCGCCATCGAACCGCCCGAACTCGAAATGCGCGTGGCCATCCTGATCAACAAGGCGCGCGCCGAATCGGCCGAAATGCCGGAAGAGGTGGCCTTCTTCGTTGCCAAGAACGTGCGCTCCAACGTGCGCGAGCTCGAAGGCGCGCTGCGCAAGATCCTGGCTTACTCGCGCTTCAACCAGAAAGAAATCTCGATCGCCCTGGCGCGCGAGGCGCTGCGCGACTTGCTGTCGATCCAGAATCGGCAGATCTCGGTCGAAAATATCCAGAAGACGGTGGCCGACTACTACAAGATCAAGGTCGCCGACATGTACAGCAAGAAGCGCCCGGCCAGCATTGCGCGGCCACGGCAGATCGCGATGTACCTGGCCAAGGAACTCACCCAGAAGAGCCTGCCGGAAATCGGCGAGCTGTTCGGCGGGCGCGATCACACAACGGTGCTGCATGCGGTGCGCAAGATCTCGGGCGAGCGCCAGCAGCTCACCGAACTGAACCAGCAACTCCACGTGCTCGAACAAACGCTCAAGGGCTGACCCCGGATGTCATCAAGAAAGCCACCCGCAACAGCGGAGAATGGCGTCTTACAAGCGGATTCAAAGAGATAAAAGAGAAGAGGAAGAAGACATGATCGTTTTGAAGGCAACCCAAGACAAAGTCCTCGCCGCGCTGCAGTCGGTGGCAGGCATCGTGGAACGGCGCCATACCCTGCCTATCCTGGCCAACGTGCTGATCCGCAAGACCGGCGGCCAGCTGCAGCTCACAACCAGCGACCTCGAGATCCAGATCCGCACCACGGCCGAGCTTGGCGGCGACGAAGGCAACTTCACCACCACCATCGGCGCGCGCAAGCTCATCGACATCCTGCGCACCATGCCGGCCGACCAGACCGTGAGCCTCGAGTCGAGCGCGAGCAAGCTGGTGCTCAAGGGCGGCAAGAGCCGCTTCACGCTGCAGTCGCTGCCGGCAGAAGACTTTCCGCTGGTGCAGGAAGCCGCCAACTTCGGTCCCGTGTTCAGCGTGCCGCAAAAGACGCTGAAGGACCTGCTCTCGCAGGTTTCCTTTGCCATGGCCGTGCACGACATCCGCTACTACCTCAACGGCATTCTGTTCGTGGCCGAAGGCAAGCAGCTGAGCCTGGTGGCCACCGACGGCCACCGCCTGGCGTTTTCGTCGGCCACGCTCGACGTCGAAGTGCCGCGCCAGGAAGTGATTCTTCCGCGCAAGACCGTGCTCGAAATGCAGCGCCTGCTGTCGGATGCCGAAGGCGCCATCGAGATGCAGTTTGCGAACAACCAGGCCAAGTTCAGCTTCGGCGGCATGGAGTTCGTCACCAAGCTGGTCGAGGGCAAGTTCCCCGACTACAACCGCGTGATTCCCAAGAACCACAAGAACAGCGTCACGCTCGGCCGCGCGCCCCTGCTGGCCAGCCTGCAGCGCACCGCCATCCTGACGAGCGAGAAGTTCAAGGGCGTGCGCCTGAACATCGAGCCCGGCACGCTGCGCATCGCCTCCAACAATGCCGAGCAGGAAGAAGCACAGGACGAGCTCGACATCGACTACGGCGGCGACGCCATCGAGATCGGCTTCAACGTGACCTACCTGATCGACGCTCTCGCCAACATGGGCCAGGACATGGTCAAGCTGGACCTGGCCGACTCCAACAGCTCCGCCCTTTTGACCATCCCCGAGAACGCATCCTTCAAATATGTCGTGATGCCGATGCGGATCTAGAAGACAGAAAACACAGCGCCTTGCGCAGACAGCCCGCGGCCCTCCGCGGGTTTGCGCTTTCAAGAGGCAGGAAAAGCAGGCCGCCAAGGCCCGAAAAATCCCGTGAATGCCGTGAGAGATAGAGGAATATCCGAATGAGTGCAGAAGAAAACAAGCCCGAAGTACCCCACACCGAACCGGTCTACACGCCCGAGATCGAGAGTGCGGTGCCGATCGAGATCACGCCCGCCGACACCAGCTACGGCGAAGGCTCGATCACGATCCTCGAGGGGCTCGAGGCGGTGCGCAAGCGCCCCGGCATGTACATCGGCGACACCTCCGACGGCACGGGCCTGCACCACCTGGTGTTCGAGGTGGTCGACAACTCCATCGACGAAGCGCTGGCCGGCCATTGCGACGACATCGTCGTCACCATCCACAGCGACAACTCGATTTCCGTTACCGACAACGGCCGCGGCATTCCCACCGGCGTGAAGATGGACGACAAGCACGAGCCCAAGCGCTCGGCGGCCGAAATTGCGTTGACCGAGCTGCACGCCGGCGGCAAGTTCAACCAGAACAGCTACAAGGTGTCGGGCGGCCTGCACGGCGTGGGCGTGAGCTGCGTGAACGCGCTGAGCGTGATGCTGCGCCTGGTGGTGCGCCGCGAGGGCAAGATCCACGAACTCGAATTCAGCCGCGGCTTCGTGCAGGACCGCCTGCTCGAGACCGTGAACGGCGTCGAGGTCTCGCCCATGAAGATCATCGGCGACACCGACAAGCGCGGCACCGAGGTGCACTTTCTGCCCGACACGGAAATCTTCAAGGAGAACAACGATTTCCACTACGAAATCCTCTCCAAGCGCCTGCGCGAGCTGAGCTTTCTGAACAACGGCGTGCGCATCCGCCTGAAGGACGAGCGCACCGGCAAGGAAGACGACTTTTCGGGCGCCGGCGGCGTGCGCGGCTTTGTCGAGTTCATCAACAAGGGCAAGACCGTCCTGCATCCGAACTCGTTCTACGCAGCGGGCGAAAAGCCGGCCGACACCTACGGCGGCATTCCGGGCACGCACATCGGCGTTGAAGTGGCCATGCAGTGGAACAGCGGCTACAACGAGCAGGTGCTGTGCTTCACCAATAACATCCCGCAGCGTGACGGCGGCACCCATCTCACGGGCCTGCGCGCCGCGATGACCCGCGTCATCAACAAGTACATCGAAGAGAACGAGCTGGCCAAGAAGGCCAAGGTCGAAGTCACCGGCGACGACATGCGCGAAGGCCTGTGCTGCGTGCTGAGCGTGAAGGTGCCCGAGCCCAAGTTCTCCAGCCAGACCAAGGACAAGCTGGTGTCCAGCGAAGTGCGCGCGCCGGTGGAAGACATCGTCGGGCGCCTGCTCACCGATTACCTGCAGGAACGCCCGAACGACGCCAAGATCATCTGCGGCAAGATCATCGAGGCCGCCCGCGCCCGCGAAGCCGCGCGCAAGGCCCGCGAAATGACGCGCCGCAAGGGCGTGCTCGACGGCATGGGCCTGCCCGGCAAGCTGGCCGACTGCCAGGAAAAGGACCCGGCGCTGTGCGAGGTCTACCTGGTGGAGGGCGACTCCGCAGGCGGCTCCGCCAAGCAGGGCCGCGACCGTAAGTTCCAGGCCATCCTGCCGCTGCGCGGCAAGATCCTGAACGTGGAAAAGGCGCGCTACGAGAAGCTGCTCACCAGCAACGAAATTCTCACGATGATCACGGCACTGGGCACCGGCATCGGCCGCGCCGGCGCCACCACCGCTGGCGGCGGGGCGGACGACTTCAACGTCGCCAAGCTCCGCTACCACCGCATCATCATCATGACCGACGCCGACGTCGACGGCGCGCACATTCGCACGCTGCTGCTCACGTTCTTCTACCGGCAGATGCCGGAGCTGGTCGAGCGCGGCCACATCTACATTGCGCAGCCGCCGCTCTACAAGGTGAAGGTCGGCAAGGAAGAGCAGTACCTGAAGGACGGCCCAGCGCTGGACGCCTTCCTGCTCAAGGTGGCGCTGAAGGATGCGAGCATCGAGACCGGCGGGCCCAACTCGACCACCCTGAGCGGCGACACGCTGGCCGAGCTCGCGCGCAAGCACCAGCTGGCCGAAGCCGTGATCGCGCGCCTGCGCAACTTCATGGATGCCGAAGCGCTGCGCGCCATTGCCGACGGCGTGGCGCTCGACCTGGACACCACGCCCGCGGCAGAGGCTTCGGCCGTGGCGCTGCAGGCCAAGCTGCGCGAGCTCAACACCACCGGCGTGCCCGCCGAAGTGAGCAGCGAGTTCGACGCCCGCACCGACAAGCCGCTGCTGCGCATCAGCCGCCGCCACCACGGCAACATCAAGAGCAGCGTGCTCACGCAGGACTTTGTGCACGGTGCCGACTACGCCGCGCTCGCCGAAGCCGCCAACACGTTCCGCAACCTGCTGAGCGCTGATGGCGCCATCGTGCGCCGCGGCGAGGGCGAGCGCGCCAAGGAAGAAAAGGTGGCCGACTTCCGCATCGCGATGAAGTGGCTCATCGGCCAGGCCGAAAACGCCACCTCGCGCCAGCGCTACAAGGGCCTGGGCGAAATGAACCCCGCACAGCTATGGGAAACCACCATGGACCCGACCGTGCGCCGCCTGCTGCGCGTGCAGATCGACGACGCAATCGAAGCCGACCGCGTGTTCACGATGCTGATGGGCGACGAGGTGGAGCCGCGGCGCGAGTTCATCGAGCAGAACGCGCTGCGGGCTGCGAATATCGACGTCTGAGTGTCAAGGCTTCCCTCCCGGGGAGATTTTTTGACATAGCCGCGCGACCAAGACCACAGGCCTAAAGACGCGCTGCAGGCAACCGCGGACCAGCAGCGCGTGCGATTGCAGACCGAGGCCAAGGACAGCAAGGCGGTTGGGCCTGCCTCAAGTAAAGTTCATGAGCACTCAGGTCAGCGAGTCGACAGACAGCGCAAGGATACCGATCAGGCTCAGCAGGCTCGCATAAATATTGACTCTGGTGGGGCGCTCTCGGAGAACGGCCATACCGATCAAAAACGATACAACCAGGCTGAGGCGTCGAAAAAGCGAAGCGGTCGACATCTGGCTACTGTCTAACGCAAGAAACACCAGGAAAAGCGATTCGCCGATTGTGATGAAGACGCCTGCGAGCACGAGATAGCCGATCCATCCGGCGCGCGGAGTTTCCTTTGGCTGTTGTGGCAGCAGCTTGCGCGCCATTGGCAACAGCGCAATCAGAATAATCGCCCTGAGTACATCGGACCAAACTTGCACTGACAAGACCGTTTCACTCGGCTGCGCTCGCAATAGCGTTCGGTCCAAAACGACGACGATCCCTGAAAGCACAGCAGACATGCCTGCAATCAGAAGAGCGCGTCGACTACCACTACCGTGTGCGCGGTGCGCTCCCAAGTAGACGGCGGCATACGAGAGAAGCACGCAAAGCATGCCGAACCATCCCATCGATCGGAGCTGAAGCCCTTCGACACACAGCCCAACAATCAGAGGGACGGCCGGCGCAATCGCGCGGACCAACACAGCTTGGGACAGTGGAATGTCTCGTAGCGAAATGATCGCCAAGCCATAGGCAAGGATGAGCAATACAGAGCGAACCGCAGCGTAAACGGCGAACGCAGATTGGGCCTTCCAGAGGCTCCATATCCCGAACTGCGGCAACAGCAGGACGAAGGGAACCCATAGCAATAGCGGTATCAGGTACACCACGGTCATAGCAGTGAGCGTTCCCCGACCCGCCGAACCGCGCTTGAGGAAGAAGTCCACGAAACCCAGCATCACACCCGCAGTACCGCCGATCAGAGGTCCAGTCGTCATCGTCCGCCTTGCTTGTAGGATGGCCGGTCGGCAATGACCGTCCCTCGTTGTTATTCGTAGTTGACCGTATGCGTGTGGCCAGCGTCCGCCGCATAGGTGATTCCGACGGTACCGCTGTCATGCTGGTTCATCAGTTCCTGGGTCGTCTTGACAATGCGATGCGTCCACTCGTGATCGGCGAGGCGGGGATCCAAGGCGAAGACACTCGACCCCCAACTGCTCATCCCCGTGCCGAGCAGCCCGAATTCTCTCCAAAGCTCCAGGACGTCGCGCACGACTGGCGCCTGGGACGCAATCTCGAAAGATTTCCAGCGGCATTCGCGAATCACATTCAAACCGCGGCAGAAGGCGTCAATATCCGCTTCGATAACGCCCGGAATGAGCATCATGAGGGCTGCGTGCGAGACCTTCTGTACATCTTGCAAGGGCACGGGGCAAACCTCCTCGAAGAAAGCTTGCTCGATCGCCCCATGGATAGCCAAGCCCTTTGGCGTGGCCAGCAAGATCGGCCAACGCGGAAGGCGTTGCTGAAACACCATCGGCGCGGGTGGCATCTCCCGGGAGTACGAGGACGCTCGAAAGCTGCCCCCCTTTGCCGCGAACGAGTGGCCGCAATCAAGCACGAATCCGCCGTTTGCAAAGGCGGCGGTGCCAATGCCTGAAGTACCACCGCGGCCAACAAGGTTGGCAAGCTCTGTGGCTGAAAAGTTCAAACCGTAGAGCAATGTGACTGCACGGGCTGCGGCCAGCAGATGCGCTGTTTTTGACCCAAGTCCGGTGTGTGGCTCCAGTGACCGTGTGACTTGAATTTCGATCAGACCTTTCAGATTCAGCCGAACCATGACCGCGGTGATCGTCTTTTCGATCGCACCTCGAAGCTCGTCTCCCTCGCCATCAGGCGGGACAAGCACAACAACTTCGATTTCGGCACTTTTCCGAGTACGTGCATTGAGTGCTGCGCGAGGAGAGTCAAGGGCAATGCCCACGCCCCCGTCTACGCGATTGCTGAACTGCCCATGCATATCGATCAACGAGATATGCAATCTGCAGGGCGCTGTGACAGTAGCGACTTTGATTTTTTCCGACATTTGTTTCTTGATTGGTGTTGTGTCGTTCGCGCCAAACAGGCGCACTCCCTAGGTAATGAAATTTGCAGGGACCTCCTTCGAAAATTTGGAATATTGAAGAGATGTGGAGTTGTTCCAGTCGGTGCTCTAGCCTCAAGACCACCTTCGGAATCGACGTTGGACGGCAGAGAGAGCCGCCGGCGCCGGTGGTTTGGGACCGACAGCGGCTTCGGCAAGTCCGCGATAGCTTTCGCCCAGATGGTCTCGTTATGGGTTTGCTCGAGACCATGCAACGCACTACTTACTCGCTGACACCCGAACTGGCGGAATCGATCGGCGGAGCTGCGGGCGCAGCAGGGGGAAGGGCTGCAATCAAAACTAAAGCGATCCCGAAAGCTAAGACAGTAATGGCGGTTTTCAAGTTTTTCTCTGTCAACGACCGTGAGGTCAAGGGCTTGGATCTTATGTATATCGGTCCCTCCTTCTTCTGTTCCTCATGTGCAAAATGCGCAGGCCGGAGGAAGATTTGGTCGCGCCGCACAGCTGTCGCCGGGAAGTGTGGAGAAATTCATCGAGTTAGTTGCAGTCAGACCACGTCGAGATCCGATCAGAGCCGGATCGACGGCGCGTCGCTCCCTGAAGTTCGATGCGTAGCCAGGGTCAGTGAAAAAGAAAAAGCGCCTCAGCATTGCTGGGCGCTTTTTAGTTCAAGGTCCTCAGGCAGCTCAACCCGCTGCTCTGCGGGCCGGTGCTGCTCAGGCCGGCGTACTTACTTATTTCCCCTGCGCCTGCCCCAAGATATCCACCACCACGCGCCGATCCGGCTGCAGGCAAGCCACCAGCCGCGCCGAGCGCTGCAGGCCCTGGCAGTCGCGCGTCACCGGCTCGCGCTCGCCCATCGAGCGCACCTCCATCGGCGCGCGCACACCCGCGGCCTTCAGGTAGTCGCGCACCGTGTTCGCGCGCTGCAGCGCCAGCCGGTCGTTATAGGCCTCGTTGCCCAGCCGGTCGGTGTGTCCCGTGATCGTCAGGCTCTGCACCTGCACCTCCGGGCTCTGCAGCGCACGCGCCAGCGCGTCCAGCTCGGCGCGGCCCTGCGGCAGCATGTCTGCCGCGGCCGAGCGGTCGAACCGGAACAGCGTGTCCGCGCTCAGGTTCACCCGCCGCGTCGTCGGCTGCGCCGGAGTTGGAACGGGCGCGGGCGCCGGCGTCACCACAGGGGTGAGCGCGCAGTTCTGCCCCTGGCACCAGTTGTAGCGCTCGTCGTGCAGGCTGGCGCAGCCGGACAGGACGAGGGTGGCGAGAGCTGCGGCGCCGAGCGCGAGCCGTGTCGGAGTGTTCTTCGTTTGCATGTGTTCTTTCCTTGGCGTTGTCTGTTTATTGGGCGGCGCTCACCACGCCACCCGCACGCCCAGCTGGCCCGAGACGCCCTCGCGGCTCGTGCCGCTGAGCGAGCGCTGGTACTGCACCCCGCCGTACAGGTAGGCGGCCTTGCTCAGCGGCAGCTGCGCGCCCACGCCCAACTCGGCCCAGGTCTGCTTGGCCCACTGCTCGTTCACCGTGGTGTTGCCGATGGTCACGCCCTTGGGGTCCTTGAACTCGTGCAGCACATTGGCCGTCACATAGAAGGTGTTGGTGCGCGTGAGCTTTTCGCCGCGCTCGGCCTTGTCGTTCCAGGCCAGGCGCGCGCCCAGACGCCCGCGCAGGCTGTGGCTGGTGAAGCCGTCCACCGTGGAGATGTTGTCCGCAAAGCCGCGGTAGCGCGTGAGCTGGTAGCTCAGCTGCGCCTGCGGCTCGATCAGCCACTGGCTGTCGCCGATCTGCCATGGGCGGCCCACTTCCACGCTCAGCCCGCCGCCGGTGCCCTTTTGCGTGCCCTCGCCGCCGTACTTGTCGGTGTACTTGTTCTGCACCGCATGCAGTTGACCAACCAGGTCCAGGTAGCTGCCGTTGTCCGCGTAGCGCGTGTGGTACGCGCCCAGAGTGAGCATCTGGCCCTTCATCTTGCCGGTGTCGTAGCCCATGCCGGCTTCGCCGCGGCGGCGGTCGTTGAAGTTGGTGCTGGTACGTCCGTAGCCCGCGCTGACGCCGGTGTGGCTGCGCGACTTGTCGCCGGCGTCTCCGCTGTAGCGCACGGCCAGGTCCTTGCCCAGCTGGAAGTACTGCATTTCCTGCTCGAAGCCGAACTGGCGCTTGCCGTCCACGTCCAGTCGCTGCGCGTGCAGGCGCATCCACGCCTGGTCGGCCGGCGCCTTGTCGTCGCAGCCGCAGTGGTCCCACTTGAGGGTCTGCTGCTCGCCCACGCGCTGGTGCAGCGTGCCCAGGAGGCCCAGGCCCAGTTCCTGGGTGGCGACCTGGCCCATCACGTAGCCGGGCACGGCGGGGCGCAGCACCTCGGGGGCGGGGACAGGCGCGGGGTTCGGGACGCCGGGCACCGGCACTGCCGGCGGCGTGTTGTAGACACTGCTCAGGTAGAAGCTGTTGGCGTCGCCGTCGGTGCGCCCGCCGCGGTGCAGCCCGTACTCGTAGGCGCCGGCCTGCACGGGGGCGGCCAGGGTGAAGTTGCCTTCTGAAGAGGTGCCGGACACCTGCACCACCTGGATGCCGTTGATGGTGGCGGCACCGGCGCCGCCGGTGTTGGCCACCAGCACACGGGTGGTACCGCTGGTGTTGCCGTTGACCACCAGCTTGTCGGTGGCGCTGGCGTCGCTGCCCAGGGCGGTGTTGATCCTCACCAGCCCGTTGGCACCGGCGTAGTTGCCGTTGACGGTGAGCGCGTTGCCGGGCGTGCCGGCGGCGTTGCGCAGGTCCAGCAGGCCCGCGTTGTGCAGGTCGCCGGTGAGGGTGAAGGCCGGCTGGCCCATGAACACGCTGCTGGTGGGCTGGATGAACAGGCCCATCGGAGCGCCGCTGGCGTCGGTGCCGGTGCCCACGGCCAGCGGGGCGCCGGCCAAGGTCAGGCGGGTGTTGTCCAGGGTGATGGTTTCCCAGTTGCGCAGGGTGTCGCCGCCGGCAGTGGCGGTCACGCCCTGCAGGGTGAGCTTGTCGACCCAGCCGTCGGCGGCCGAGACGTCGTCGCCGCCGTCCAGCACCTGGCTGCCGTTGTAGGCGGGGGCGGCCACCAGGGCGGTGTCGGAGCCGTTCTGGCCGTAGAAGCCGCCCGCGAGGGTGCCGCCGGTCCAGGTGACGGTGTCGTTGCCGTCGGCGGCGCTGGCTACACGGTCGTCCCCGTAGATGTTGCCGGTGAAGGTGCCGCCGGTGAGCGCCAGGCTGTCGTTGCCCAGGCCCAGGATGGCGTCGCCGGTGACGGTGCCGGCCGTGGCGACCACGGCGTTTCCGCCGAGGGTGTCGGTGCCGGTACTGGCCGCATCGCCGTCGCGAATCGCGATGCCGGAGGCGGCGCCGTTGACCGTGGCCGCCGCGCCGATGTTGACGGTTCCGCCTGCTGCTGCCAACGTGTGGATGGCCGCGCCCGCGCCGCTGCCGCTGGTCAGGCTGCCGCCCGTGACCTCGACCTGGTAGGTGCCCCCGGCCGAGGTGGCGCGCAGGCCGTCGGCATTGAGGCCTGTGGCGGCCACCGTGCCCGCGGCCATTGCGACCTGGGCCAGGCCGGTGCCGTCGGTCTGGCTGTACAGGCCGTGCGCGCCGGCGCCTGCGGTGCTGACGTTGCCGTTCAAGAGCGCGGTGGTGGCGGCGGCCGTATTGGCCGCGTTTGTGATCGCGGAATAGATCCCGTAGGTACCAGTCTGCAGCGTGGTGATCGTCGAAGCTGCGGCGTCCATGCTTGCCGTTGCCGCGCCCGTGCCCCTGTTACGGGCCAAGATTCCGTAGCCGTCGGCGCCGTGCATCACGATGCTGCCACCCGTCATCGACGCGCTCGCGGAGCCCGGGCCGGTACCCGAGTTGCTCGCGGCCAGCCCGCCCCCGCCCGCTCCGTTGCCGATCAACGTCCCTCCCGTCTGGCTGGCAATCGCGTTGCCGGTTCCGGTGACGACAGCGACGATGCTCGCGCTGGCGGCGTTCGTTGTCGCGGTGCCGCCAGATATGGTGGCGTAAGCATTGCCTGAGCCCAGTGTCTGGGAAACAAGGGCCGTGTTATTCGCGGCCTGTGTGGTGGCGTCACCACCGGTCATGGACGCAACAGCATCGCCATTGCCCCATGCCAAGGCGTAAGCCGCGTGCGACCCGCCCGCCGCAGTGCCGGTACTGATCGAGCCGCCGTTCACTACAACCGTCGCCTTGCCGGTGCCGTGCGTTTCTGCAAGCAGACCGACTCCTGAACCTTGCGTGCCAGTGGTGGAGATGGAGCCACTGTTGAGGATCGAGGTTGCATTGCCGTTGCCGACGACGCTGGTGGCGACGCCCATAGCGTTTTCGCCGTTGCTGGTGATCTTGGCACCATTGATGACGATGCTTGCATCACCGCCAGCGCCGGTTGTGAGTGAGTTGGCCAGCACACCCCACGCTGCACCGGACACCGGATTGCCCGCCGGGGTGGTCAGATTGATCGTGACGGGGCCGTTGACTTCGATCAGTCGATTGCCTGTGCCGTTACCGCCTGAATAGATGGCATTGGCGGTCGTCGCCGTCGTGACCGGCTCGATGGTAAAGGGCGCCGCGGTGCCATCCACGATGACGGTGATGCCGTCGGTGCCATAGGCAACGCCGGTTGTGTTTGGGTTCGCGTCCCCCACTGGCGTTCCGTCACCGTTGCAGATGACGGTTCCACCGACGGCGACAGCCCCGCACTCATCGGCCGCCCAGGCGGACGATGCGCCCCCGAAGGCCGCTGTCGCCAGGACAACCGCGCCGAGCGTGGCGCTCGACGACTTCTTGCCACGCGCGGTGCAAACCTCGCTGGCTGCCACCCAGGCGCCTAGCGCCTCATTCCAGATGCTTCGAAATGACCTGTTCATGTAATGACCCTCGCTCCAAAAAAGTCCAAGCGATGCGGTCAATCGGAACCATTTCCGGCAACCCATTGCTATGGCACGCCGACTTTTGCGGCAGGCGTGGAGACTATTAGCAATGGCCGGATAGCCTGAAGGTATTAGTTCACAAATGCCAGGCTTTAATTAACATTTCGAAGCTTCGGTTTTTCATTGGTGAATTAATTCACGAGGTGCTCACGCCCGCAGCGCTGCTGCTCGCGCAGCGCCGCAGTATAGGCAGGACCCGATCCAACATGAAGCCGCCACGAGCAAGCTTGGAATAGGCCTCCCACATCAGTCATGATCTAGATTGACAAATAGCGCCAGAGCGATTTAGGTCGATATTATTAATAGAATTATTTTTACGTTGTTTAAATTTCTATATCAGAGGTCCAGAATTTTTACGCAGGAATGAGCAGTGCCCGAAGCTGAAACCGACGTGTGGTCTCATGCCGGTTTTACGGAATGCGCATTGCCTGGCGCCGGCCAATACCGCCCTGCAGCATTCGTGCGACCCGCGCCAAGCCGCCGGTTCCGCTGGCGGCTCGCCCAATCAATGCGCCGCCCGCCGCGCCCGCCAGCACCCGGCGCACGAACGACCGGCTGCGTCCGGCCGTCAGCAGCAGCAGAACGCCCGCGCCAAGAACCGCGAGGTGCTCGCCCGGAAAGTCCGGTCGCTGCGCGTCCATCTTCTTGACTGCTTCGATCTTGGATCCGATGTTCATTGGAAGCTCCTTTCTGTACGAACTTCTTCATATCAAGCGAGCCGATGCACCGGTGTAGGCGCCGGTCACATGCAACGTGCCGAATCGGGCGCACGGCGCCGTTTCTCAGGGTTTTCACATAGAGGAAGACCAAAAACCGTCTAGGGGCTCGTCACACAGGCGTCACGAGCTATTAAAACAATAGCGTTCACCACTTTCGCGAGGATCGTTCCTCGTAAACGCTATATCTAGCCCGACTCTTGCTAAGCAAAATCCTCGACGGATTCACGTCACCCATGATCGAGGACATCGAAGCAATGAACCTTTTGCGTCTCCGGCAGCCGATGGCTGCGCTGGTGTTGGGCGGCACAGCAGCATTCTTCGGGGCGATGACCACATCGGCCCATGCGTTCTCGAACCCGCCCATACAAATGGCGCAAGGCGTCGAATACATGTGCGGGGGCACGAGCAAGGCCGAGGCGTCGTTCATGCAGATGGTGTCGCCGCGATGGGCGGCAACCATCGAGTTCGGCATCAACGACAGCACGCAGAAGAGCAATTTCCCGGTCCGGGCCGCGGTTCAGGTGCGCGAAAAGTACACGGGCCGCCCCGTGATGGAAGCGCAGTCGAACGGGCCTTACATGCTCGCCCGGCTCGATCCCGGCGCATACGACGTGAACGTGACGCTCGGCGGCCTGACGATCACGCAGACGCTGACCGTGATTGCCGGCGTGCCGGCCCGCGCGGTCTTCATGTGGCCTTCGAATTTCGACATGGCCTCGGTGCTGCCGCCCGCGCCGCAAACG from Variovorax paradoxus includes these protein-coding regions:
- a CDS encoding OmpA family protein yields the protein MQTKNTPTRLALGAAALATLVLSGCASLHDERYNWCQGQNCALTPVVTPAPAPVPTPAQPTTRRVNLSADTLFRFDRSAAADMLPQGRAELDALARALQSPEVQVQSLTITGHTDRLGNEAYNDRLALQRANTVRDYLKAAGVRAPMEVRSMGEREPVTRDCQGLQRSARLVACLQPDRRVVVDILGQAQGK
- a CDS encoding autotransporter outer membrane beta-barrel domain-containing protein, which encodes MNRSFRSIWNEALGAWVAASEVCTARGKKSSSATLGAVVLATAAFGGASSAWAADECGAVAVGGTVICNGDGTPVGDANPNTTGVAYGTDGITVIVDGTAAPFTIEPVTTATTANAIYSGGNGTGNRLIEVNGPVTINLTTPAGNPVSGAAWGVLANSLTTGAGGDASIVINGAKITSNGENAMGVATSVVGNGNATSILNSGSISTTGTQGSGVGLLAETHGTGKATVVVNGGSISTGTAAGGSHAAYALAWGNGDAVASMTGGDATTQAANNTALVSQTLGSGNAYATISGGTATTNAASASIVAVVTGTGNAIASQTGGTLIGNGAGGGGLAASNSGTGPGSASASMTGGSIVMHGADGYGILARNRGTGAATASMDAAASTITTLQTGTYGIYSAITNAANTAAATTALLNGNVSTAGAGAHGLYSQTDGTGLAQVAMAAGTVAATGLNADGLRATSAGGTYQVEVTGGSLTSGSGAGAAIHTLAAAGGTVNIGAAATVNGAASGIAIRDGDAASTGTDTLGGNAVVATAGTVTGDAILGLGNDSLALTGGTFTGNIYGDDRVASAADGNDTVTWTGGTLAGGFYGQNGSDTALVAAPAYNGSQVLDGGDDVSAADGWVDKLTLQGVTATAGGDTLRNWETITLDNTRLTLAGAPLAVGTGTDASGAPMGLFIQPTSSVFMGQPAFTLTGDLHNAGLLDLRNAAGTPGNALTVNGNYAGANGLVRINTALGSDASATDKLVVNGNTSGTTRVLVANTGGAGAATINGIQVVQVSGTSSEGNFTLAAPVQAGAYEYGLHRGGRTDGDANSFYLSSVYNTPPAVPVPGVPNPAPVPAPEVLRPAVPGYVMGQVATQELGLGLLGTLHQRVGEQQTLKWDHCGCDDKAPADQAWMRLHAQRLDVDGKRQFGFEQEMQYFQLGKDLAVRYSGDAGDKSRSHTGVSAGYGRTSTNFNDRRRGEAGMGYDTGKMKGQMLTLGAYHTRYADNGSYLDLVGQLHAVQNKYTDKYGGEGTQKGTGGGLSVEVGRPWQIGDSQWLIEPQAQLSYQLTRYRGFADNISTVDGFTSHSLRGRLGARLAWNDKAERGEKLTRTNTFYVTANVLHEFKDPKGVTIGNTTVNEQWAKQTWAELGVGAQLPLSKAAYLYGGVQYQRSLSGTSREGVSGQLGVRVAW